The nucleotide window TTAACGAAGCAGTCCTCCTGAGGATCCCAATTGAAAAGCTCATTTATACCTAAATCTCCTGTTTCAGGATCGACATTCAGGACTTCGACAAGACTTCGGGTTCGCCGAACTCTTTTTTCTTCTATGTACACTTGTTCCTGAATACAGAGCACATTTAGAGATTGCAACATAACGTGAGGCACGTTTATTGGCTCGTGAGTGAGCCTGTTTACAACGGTCTGTACATCTCCCGCATGCATTGTTGAGCTTGTTGCATGTCCTGTTGACATTGCCTGGAAAAGAGTGAGAGCTTCACTGCCTCTTACTTCACCTACAATAATATAGTCCGGACGCTGCCTGAGAGCAGCTCTCAAAAGATCGTACATTGTAATTTCTCCCGAAGAATCTGCAGCAAAACCCTCCCTTGCAACCCCGGAAACCCAATTATTATGGTAAAGTAAGAGTTCCCTTGTATCTTCGATAGAGACTATTTTCGTTGTAGAAGGCATGAATAAGGATGTAGCGTTCAGTATAGATGTTTTTCCTGACGCTGTTCCACCTGCAAAAAGCATATTATAGCTATTTTCGATAGCCAGCCAGAAATATACTAGCATGTCAAGGTCGCACGTTTTATAGCCAAGCAGGTCTATAGGAGTCATTGGATCTTTCCTGAACTTACGGATAGTAAAAGAACTGCCTCTAGGAGTAATCTCTCTTCCCAAAACAGCTTGAAGTCTTGAACCGTCGTGAATTGTCGCATCCACAATTGGCTGGCTTATAGAAACGTGTTTATTGTTCAACTGGCACATCTTGATTACGAGAGCATCAAGTTCCTCTTCTTCAAAAGTAATATTACATTCAATATTGAGATATCTGCTATGATAAACATAAAGAGGGATTCCCACTCCATCACATGAAATATCCTCTATATAAGGATCATAAAGGAGAGGATTGATTTTCTCGTAGCCCAGCAAATTTCTTCTGAGATAATACATAATTTTTAAAATTGAGGCCTTCGGAATGTCAGCTTTATAACGTTCAAGAAGAAAGAGAGTTCTATCTACAAGAAACTCATCTTTTTCGGATGTGGAATGCGTAGAGCCAAGAACCAGGATATCCTGAAAATCGTCATAAATTCTTTCGATGAGCTCTTTTTCAAATTTTGTAAGAGAAGGCTCAATAAGCCTGTAATATGTCGATCTACGGTCTTCCAGGATCGACACAAAAGTGTAGGGTTCTTGAAGCCAGTATCTTTCGAGTTCTTTTAACCCGTGAGGAACTATAAAATCTACAAGAGATCCTTCTTTTTCCGGATCGTAAACTGGTAAAACTCTCAAAGGTTTATCAAAGCAACTTCTAACTTTTGTTACAACTTCTGCGATAGACTTATAGTCACCCTTTTTCTCCAATAACTCCGAAATAAATTTATTCTTCGCTAGCATTTCTTTTATATCGTCCAAACTCTCGTCCTCAGGTTTTTTCTTAGGTCATATAAGATGAACACATTAAAAAAACTTTGTATGTTTAATCTGGATTCTGTTAAACGATAATGTATCCTAATTAAAATTTCAAAAGAAGGATGCTGGTTTTCTTGACACTAAATCATTTTCATGAGGAAATGCTTGTACGTCAAAAAAATTTCAATAAATTTATTTATAATTTAGAAATTGGTTGTGTCCTTGAGTTATTAACTTATTTTAACGTTGAGTTTATTCCAAAACCAACTTATTTTCAAAAATAAAGTTTCAGAATTATTTTCTATAATCTAAAAACAGTTCAGGAAGACTCTATTAGTGACCAAAAAAATAATTGATCACATGTGGAGTTTAAAGAACTTGTTAACGTTCAAAATGCGGAGTTTAAAGGACTTGTTAACGTTCAAAATTTCAGTTCAATAACTTAGGGATATGATCCAATAGTATAAGCATGCATAGAAGGCTGGAAATTCATTGTTTTTTAGCAATTAAATATATTCTTTCAAACTTTAAGTTAACCATTCCTGAACTATCTGCCTGTTCTTTAATAGCCTCTTTAACCAGTTTACGAAAAACACTGATATAATCGTCTGTCAAAGTAACTGTGTAAAAAGACTGGTTTAAGTAACCGTTTTCAGCTCCTGATTGATATATTTTATATGCTTGTTCAACAGAAAAGAGATTTGATTCTTCCCGAAGTTCACTATAAATTATATCAAACCCGTAACTCATAAAAAGCCTCTCATATTCTTCCTTGCTGTCAAAGAAAAGCCACGGGCTTTTAAAGTGACTAAATACCTCTCGTGTATATGGATGCATACGGATCTTTTCTATTGCTGAAATAAAGTTAGGGCAATAAGATTGAGTAGCTGGAGCCTGTACTCCTATTCTACCTCCTTCCTTAAGCACATTAAAACAACGCATCAATACTTGTTCTGGTTTTTGAAACCATTGAAAACACGAGTTACACACAATGACATCATATTTTGTATCTAGCTCAAAACTTTCAGCATCCATGACAGAATATTTTAAGTTGGGAAGCTCTTTACTGGAGCTTACTGCTTGCTCTATCATGCCTTGAGAAACATCGATGCCCTGTACGGTTCCTTTTGTAATTTGTGCAATTTTTTTTGTGATATGACCTGGTCCGCAGCCTATATCAAGTACGTCTTCTTCAGGTTGAATTGATAATAAATTCAAGAGAACTTCAGAGGCTGACTTTTGAACCAATGCATTATCTGCATATGTAAAAGCTTTGGAATTAAAATTAACTTCCGACATAGTTTAATCACTTTTTTTAAATGAGTATTTATGTTATTTAGGACTTACGCGATTGAACTGGGAAATAAACATGTTTTAACCTTCAGTTATTTAAAACACAGGTTTTGGATTATTGTCTGTTGTGCTTGATTTTGTATCCCAAGTGCGTAATCCAGGAACGTATTATTTAAAAGCAGAATTGACTGTCAAAAGGTTTTTTTCATGAGTAACAGGCATCTTGAAAATTGTGTATTTATTTAAACCATGTCACGCCATATCACATTGTTTTCACTCAAGCTTTTTTTAAAAGGGTTGTGTCTCAAGAGACGAGTGCCTTGAGCCCTTCAACCGCATTTACCAGTATATCTACTTCTTCCTCGGTATTATAAAGTGCAAAAGAAGCTCTTACAGTGCTGTTTACTTCCAGGAAGCGAATAGTTGGGATTGCACAGTGATGCCCACTCCTGACACAGATTTTCCTTGTCTGGTCAAGGATTAAAGCAACATCGTGGGCATGAAGACCTTTTACGTTAAACGGTACTACCCCTACCCTGTCTTCAGGCCCGTAAACCTCTACATGTTCGAGTTCGGAGAGCCTTTTTGCAGCTTCCCTTGACAACCTTATTTCATGTGACTCGATTTCCGGGACCCCTATTTTTTCTACATATTCGACTGATCTTCCTAAACCTATAACTCCAGGAATGTTTGGAGTTCCGGCTTCAAAACAGGCCGGAGAAGGTTCCAGCACGTAAGTATATCCGTCAACATCCGAAACCGTACCTCCTCCCACCAAGGCACTATCGAGCACATCTGGTTCTTTGATATAGAGGACGCCTGTACCCTGAGGTCCAAGCAGGCCTTTATGTCCGGCAGTTGCAAAAAAGTCACAGTTCAGGTCTTTAAGGCTCACAGGCATATGTCCTGCAGATTGAGCCCCATCGACAAGGACTTTTATGTCGTACCTGTGAGCAAGTTTAGTAATATTCTTTACATCCTGGACGGAACCGAAAACATTTGAAACATGATTAATGGCTATCAGTCTGGTTTTCTCAGTAAAGGCTTTCTCTATCGAAGAGACATCGACTTTTCCCTTACTGTCTGGATTTACAATCGTAACCTTTACCCCTTTTTTCTGCAGGCGCAGCCAGGGCAGAAGATTAGAATGGTGTTCTAGCACAGTTGTAACGATATGGTCTCCAGCTTCCCATGGGTAACTGTTTGCAATAAGATTGATTCCTTCAGTGGTATTTTTCGTAAGAACGGTCTTCGAAGGCTCAGCATTCAGGAAACGAGCAATGGTTTCCCTTGCATCTTCATAGCGGTTCGTAGCTTCCCTTGCCAGACGATGGGCTCCTCTCCCATGATTACCAGCATACCTGTAAAAGTACTCGACCATAGCTTCAACTGCAGGTATCGGAGTCTGAGTAGTTGCCGTACTGTCAAGGTACACGACTTCTTTAAGAACAGGAAAATCTTCACGGACCGCATATACGTCGTACATGCTTCTTTTTTAGGGACGAGAAATAAAAAAAGGTTTTGCAGGTTATTTACCCTGCACCCCGCCTATCATAAAGCGGTAAAGGTCTAGTTCATCTGAGTCCAGGTTGTCGGTACGGCCTTTTACAACGGCATGATAACCATTTTCCTGGTGTTTACGTCTATATTCTTTTCTTTTTCCGTATTCATGCTTTAATTCACTCATAAATTTTCCTCCTGTCTCTTCAAAGTTTGCGCTTACATGCGGGTTAAAGTAGTCCTTGGAATTCGAGGGCCCTGCAATCTGGTTAAAGTTCCCGTTCTTTTCGGAAGCGGTAATTGAATGCAGGTTAGAATTCCCAGCCCCTCCAGAGAGTTCAACCAAAATCATTCTCTAATTCTCTGTGGACATATTCCTGCAATAAGGTTCAGAGCCTTCAATCCTTTGGATAAAACCTAAAAGCAGGCCAGAATTCTATTTCCAACGGGCTAAAAACCCCACAACAGCGCAGCGAGCGTTGTTCTTACCCACAAATAGTATTAATTGTAAATCGTTGTATATATTGATTTCGGAATTTCTTTTAGATTCGTTTGAAATTTTTTAATTAAATGAAACTTTATGAGCGAACAATTGGAATAGTTGTCTTTTTTACCTCCAGAAACCTGTATCAGAAGTTTATTTTTTAGTTTCAAGATTTGCCATGAGCCCTGAGAGATGAGCCGGAATTGCCCCTATTGCAGTACATGTCTCAAGAGAAAGTCCTTTACAGGTAATATCCAGGTGGTATTTTCCTCTCTCGAAAAGTTCCTTAGGAAGCCCTTTGTGCCCAAGCCCTACAAGAAATAGAAATGAACGACTTCGAAGAGCTTCTTCGGCAATATTTACAGGTGTAACCTGTCTTTTTGGATCAGGTTTTGAGGTGGTTATTACAATTTCCCCAAACTGAGAGGGAAATCCCTTTTTTGGAAGATCGGAGACTGACAAATGGTTTTTCTCATAAAGAATTTTGAGATAACTTCCCGATTCTCCTATTGTGGTTTTTTCCATTACATAAGCAACCAGTTCTTCTGCACTCATCTTGAAAGGAAAATCGTAAAGGGCTAAGTGGAATCCAAAAGCATGGCAGATCGGAGCAGCTCTTGCAATTGCACGATAATGTGCATCGAGAACTTTGATCTTATCATAGGTGTTTACTATTCCAAGGGTGAGCATAAGGTGCTTCATTATCTTTTTTCGTAAAATAATGTTTCGTCAACTTTTAGTGATTTTCTTAAGTTTTTCGGGTTTTAATAACTTCTTGAGCAGTCAGTTACTTAGGCAGCATTTAAAACAATGGCTTTCAAATTAGATAAAAAGGAATCAAACTCCTGTTTTTCGGATTTGAGATTTTACGATTTAACTCATAGTAAAACAAAAAACAGAAGTTTGACAGAGTAACCTAAATCCGAATTCATTATAGTTTTGTGTTTAATAACTCAGGTTTCCTGTGAAAACTGATTATAAATTCCACAGTAGTTTTTATCCAGTGTTTTTGTACATGTGTAAGAATTATCCTTATACCCAACACATCTTAACCTGTATTCACATTTATTATGAAACAGATTTGTTGTCCCAAAAGCTATGTTAAAAAATTTCATATATTAAATTATACTGTTTACATATTTAAATTTATCAAACCGTAAAAGATTACTAAACTTTTCTCACTATTGTTTTAACTTATTATATATCGGTTTTATAAAATTATCTAGAACTTGCTTTGTTCTGAATTATCAGGAATTTTCAGGATCATTTTTCTATATTTAATTAACTATTCCAATTATGAGATTCAAAAACCAAATTGTGAGTTTCTATATCGATATATGTCCAAGCTCCCCACTTTTTATGCTTATATATGTAATTGTTTTTCAATAATAATTGTTTTAGCATGAGAATACTGCCATCTGCAAACATTTTCATTGTTTATGCCTGTTGTTCAAAAAATATCATTGCGTTTTCAATAATAATGCTCATTTTTTGGAGAGCTTAATATTTCGCCTGTACTAGCGATACATCACTAAAAAACTGAAAAACGCCAAAATTTCTTGCTTACGATTTCAATTATTTTCAATATTTATCAATTGAATGCCTAATTCTTCAATAAAATACCTTATAATTTTTTAATATTAAATATTTGACACAAAAAGTAAGAATAGGGCAGATAATACTTCAAATTAGCTTAAAAATAAGTTAAACAATTGGATTTTAAGATCAGTTATTGAAAATTGTAAAAAGGTAGTTCTCAAATCTGAAAAAAAGGACTACTTTCACCTTTTTTCAGATCTGATCAACGATTATACATACCCTTTAGCCTTGATTTTTTTCTTGTTTTTTAGTTAGAAATACTTATTTTTTGGAAACTGTAATATATCCAGCCATAGTTTTAGTGTTGCTGCCTTTAGCATTCTTTACTGTTAAGCTGACAGTATATTTTCCGGCTTTACTATAGGTATGTGCAGGATTCTTAGCTCTTGAAAATTTTCCATCTCCAAAACTCCACTTCCATGTGGTTGGCGATCCTGTACTCTTGTCAGTAAACTGTACTTTCAGAGGGACTTTTCCTGAGGCAGGTTTCACAGAAAACGCAGCAACAGGTTTTGTAGGAGCGGGATTTACAATTATGTAATTCTTTATTGTTTTCGTATTGCTTCCTGCAGCATTCTTTACCATTAAGCTGATAGTATATTTTCCTGCTTTACCGTACGTGTGTACAGGACTCTTAAGTGTTGAAGTTTTACCATCTCCAAAAGTCCATTTCCAGGTAGTTGGTGAGCCTGTACTCTTATCGGAAAACTGCACCTTAAGGGGCACGTTTCCTGAGGTTGGAGATGCAGAAAATGAAGCAACAGGTGGTTTTGGCTGTGATACATTTGAAACAAAGCCAATGTAAATATCAGGATTTCCATTTCGTATATCTGTCCATACTATCCTGTCACTATAGATCTCTGGATCATACTGATCTGATTTGTTAGTAGTGTGACATTCCTGACCAGTGGACAAATTATACATGTAGATATCCCGATTTCCGTTGCGATCATCCTCCCACACTATCCTATCACTATAAATTGCAGGATTCCGTGAAGCGGATGGATTGGTAGTGATCTGAGTTTCCTTTTTAGCAGAAAGATCGTACATATAGATATCATAGTTTCCATTGCGATCATCTTCCCATACAATCCTGTTACCGTAAATAGCAGGAGAACATCCTGATGCGTGGGTAGTGATCTGAGTTTCCTTTTTAGCAGAAAGATCGTACATGTAGATATTGGTATTGTCGTTTTCATCGGGGAAATTCGAGCAGTATACTATTTTATTACCATAAATATCAGAGTAGGCTGCATTTACATTAGTAGGAATCTGGGTTAGTTTTTTAGTGGAAAGGTCATACATTAAGAGAGCACCCCAAGTCGTAAATACAATCTTGTCACCGTAAACTGAAGCACTATCGAAGGCATCACTTAAAGTAGTGATGAGAGTTTTCTTATTAGTTGAGAGGTCTTGAATATACACACTACCATTTTCGCTGTCAGACCAATCCTGCCACAAAATCTTGTTTCCGTATATAGTAGAAAAAAATGCATGTCCAGTGTTAGTAATCTTAGTTTGCTTTCTGGTCGAGAGGTCATATAAGTAAACATCAGATTTTTCATTGTGAGAATCTGTCCACGCAATCTTGCTACCATAAATAACAGGGTCGGACTGCTCTGACTTACTATTGGTGATTCGAGTTTCAGTGATCTTGAGCGCAGCAGGTTGCATAGATTCCGTGGCTATATTAATTCCTTCTGTAGATAATTCACTTAAAACAAGTTTGTCCTCAGAAGATTCTCCTGTTCTACTGCTGATATCCGATGGAGCAATAGTTTGTGGGTTTTGTTCAGGAGACGCCGATGCCATGGATAAGGCATACATTAAAAGTAAAATCATGGCTATTGAAGCTAAAGCTATTGAACGAGCTTTTTCTGTCTGTTTCATTTATCCTTCCTCTTTCCCTTCTTTCAGTGCTTACTATTCCTCGGAGTTGTCGAAATAGAGCATTGATAAACTGAAAATTAATAAGCTGAACATTGGTAAACTGAACATTGAGAAACTGAGCATTGATTTTGATTGCAACCAAAAACAATTACTAAACAACACGGAAAAATCAAAATTTTTTAATTAAAATTCCAATTATTTGCAATGGTTGTTAAAGTAATAGAAATAATGTCCCGATATAAAATACTATTGAAATCTTTTTCGCTCTTTTGGAATTTTTCAAAGTCAGGTATTAATTCAGCTAATAGTTGACCTATAGACCAAAAATTCAGAATATGGAAAAAGACTCTTATTTCCTGTTTTTTTGAAAGAAAAGATAATAAATAGTTTATTAGGTAGAGATTTATGTTGAGGTTTGGGAATTGAGGCTTAACAATTGAACTGAAAATTCAATGTTTACAAGAATATTTCAACGCGTGCTGCGTACACTTCTCAAAATGTTCACAATTTTCGCAATCTTCCCAGACAGATAACTTTTCAGAATTCTCTATTTTCTTAAAATTTAGTTTTTCAAAAAAGATAGGAGCAGTTGTCCTGACATATAAGTCGCAACATTGATCCCCAATAGCTGTTAGAAGATATTTAACAAGCCTGGTTCCGATCCTTTTTCCCCTGAAGTTCGGATGGACTGCAATAGAATGAATCTCCAGAAAATCCTTACCGTAGGATTTGGATTTAATAAGAGCAACACAACCGACAATATTCCCATCGAGTTCAGCCAGCATGAAATTTTCAGGTTCAAGTCCCTCCATGTCAAGAAAGTAAGTTGATAGGAGCCTCTGAATTGCTAGCAGATCTGATTTACTGGCTTTTCGGATACAGATCTCTTTCATAATTTTTCTTATCCCTATTTGTTATATCTTTATTTGTCGTATCCTTAATTTTCGCATCTTTAATTTTCGTATTCTTAATTTTCGTATTCTTAATTTTCGTATTCTTAATTTTCGTATCTTTAATTTTCGTATTCTTAATTTTCGTATTCTTAATTTTCGTATCTTTAATTTTCGTATCTTTAATTTTCGTACCCTTACTTACCGTACCCTTACTTACCGTACCCTTACTTACCGTACCCTTACTTACCGTACCCTTACTTACCGTACCCTTACTTTTCGTATCCTTATTTTTCTCATCCTTATTTTTTTGCTTGTTTTCTGGTTATCAGGTTTTCTTCAAGGTGTAAGGTTCATCCATGCTCCCACTCCGAAAGCCCTCAAGATCAAGAGTTACGTAATCAAAACCCAGGGATTTCAAATGCCGTGAAATTTTCTCTCTTTTCAGCAAAGCATTTTCCAGTTCATTCTGTGTGACTTCTATACGAGCGAGGTTCTCGTGCATCCTGACCCTAAATTGGGTAAAACCCAGGGAAAAGAGAAATTCTTCGGCTTTTTCTAGTTTCTGGAGAGACTCTGTCGTTATTGGCTGACCATAGGGAATACGGGTTGCAAGGCAGGCTGCAGACGGTCTGCTAGCTGCTGAAAGATGAAGTTCGAAAGCAGCTTCCCTGATTTCCTCTTTTGTCACGTTAAACTTTACGAAGGGAGAGAAAACCTTTTCTCCGGCTTCCTGGACCGCCATATACCCTGGACGGTTTTCCCCATGTATTTCAGAGAAATTAGTGCCCTCAAGTACAACATCATATCCTGCTTTTTCCGCAAAGTCCATCAGGGTTTCAAGCAAGGCTTTTTTACAGAAATAGCACCTGTTTAGTGTGTTTACGGAGAAATAAGGAAGGCTCAACTGGGAGAAAGAAAGGACCTTGTGCTCAATTCCAATCTCACAGGCTGTCTCAACAGCTATTTCAAGTTGTTTCCTTGGGAAAAGTGGGGAATTTATGGTTACGGCAAGAGCCTTTTTTCCAAGTACCTCAAAAGCAAGAGCTGCAAGAGTGGCACTGTCTACTCCTCCTGAAAATGCAATGATCGTACTTCCTCTGGCTTTTATAGCCTCCTTTATAAGTTCTATCTTTTCAGTGACCATTATTAACGGGTTTTTAGCTAATAAGATATATTTATTTGCCAGCCCTATTGTCAGGTAGCTTGAAACAATCTGAAAAAATTATGTTTTACCTAACGGACGTTATTTTTAAGTTTGAGAATCTTCTCAAATAGCGGTATCTTGAAATCATTATAATGTTTTTATTACCAAAGCTTTGTTTCAATCAAAGTCTTATTTATTATAATATTAAATTAAAGAGCAGATTTGCCTGAACGGCAGAATTATCATTCAAGTTACAAAGATGGAGACTTTACATGGCATTATTCGGAACTAATGGTGTACGTGGTATCGCCAATGAATATATAATTCCAGAACTGGCTACAAATTTAGCCAGAAGTCTTGGTACATATATGGGTTCAAAAGGTACGGTTGCTATAGGCTGCGATACCCGAATTTCAGGTCAGATGCTGAAGTCTGCCGCAATCGCCGGGGCTCTTTCAACAGGTCTGAACGTAATTGACGTGGGAACAGTTCCTACTCCTTCTATTCAGTATTATGTGCGTGATTATGCCGATGCCGGAATAGTTATTACCGCATCCCACAACCCAAGACAATATAATGGAATCAAGTTAATTGCTGGAGATGGTACGGAGTTTCCAAGAGATGGAGAAAGGGAGATCGAAAAAATATACTCTTCTGGAAAATATTCTACTGTATCCTGGGAGAAAACCGGTAGCTTCAGGATCGATCCGGGTGTCAATGAATACTATATCAAAAATGTTATCAAGGCTGTAGATGCCGAAAAGATTCAAAGCAGTAAACTCAAGGTAGTTGTTGATACAGGTTGTGGAGCAGGTTCGCTCACTCTTCCTTTCCTGCTCAGAGAACTGGGCTGTAATGTGCTGACCCTTGGAGCTCAGCCAGATGGAACCTTTCCCTGGCGAAATCCCGAACCCACCCCCGATGCTCTAACCGAGCTCTCCGAACTTGTGAAAATGACAGGTGCCGATCTCGGAGCAGCCCATGATGGTGATGCAGATAGGATAGTCTTTATGGATGAAAATGGCGAGTTCTTAAATGAAGAGGTTCTGCTTGCCATGATGGCAAAATATATGCTTGAACGCGAAAAAGGACCCATAGTAACTCCCGTTAGCTCTTCACAGAGAATGGCTGACGTAGCAAAAGAAGAAGGTGTTGAGCTTTACTGGACAGCAGTCGGATCCATCAACGTT belongs to Methanosarcina barkeri 3 and includes:
- a CDS encoding type II/IV secretion system ATPase subunit, giving the protein MLAKNKFISELLEKKGDYKSIAEVVTKVRSCFDKPLRVLPVYDPEKEGSLVDFIVPHGLKELERYWLQEPYTFVSILEDRRSTYYRLIEPSLTKFEKELIERIYDDFQDILVLGSTHSTSEKDEFLVDRTLFLLERYKADIPKASILKIMYYLRRNLLGYEKINPLLYDPYIEDISCDGVGIPLYVYHSRYLNIECNITFEEEELDALVIKMCQLNNKHVSISQPIVDATIHDGSRLQAVLGREITPRGSSFTIRKFRKDPMTPIDLLGYKTCDLDMLVYFWLAIENSYNMLFAGGTASGKTSILNATSLFMPSTTKIVSIEDTRELLLYHNNWVSGVAREGFAADSSGEITMYDLLRAALRQRPDYIIVGEVRGSEALTLFQAMSTGHATSSTMHAGDVQTVVNRLTHEPINVPHVMLQSLNVLCIQEQVYIEEKRVRRTRSLVEVLNVDPETGDLGINELFNWDPQEDCFVKVGDSHVLQEIMTVRGWDTSQLGNEMENRRKVLAYMYEKNIRNYIQVSIVVQAYQIHPKMVMEAIENDTLESMIQNMAF
- a CDS encoding trans-aconitate 2-methyltransferase, yielding MSEVNFNSKAFTYADNALVQKSASEVLLNLLSIQPEEDVLDIGCGPGHITKKIAQITKGTVQGIDVSQGMIEQAVSSSKELPNLKYSVMDAESFELDTKYDVIVCNSCFQWFQKPEQVLMRCFNVLKEGGRIGVQAPATQSYCPNFISAIEKIRMHPYTREVFSHFKSPWLFFDSKEEYERLFMSYGFDIIYSELREESNLFSVEQAYKIYQSGAENGYLNQSFYTVTLTDDYISVFRKLVKEAIKEQADSSGMVNLKFERIYLIAKKQ
- a CDS encoding cysteine desulfurase, which gives rise to MYDVYAVREDFPVLKEVVYLDSTATTQTPIPAVEAMVEYFYRYAGNHGRGAHRLAREATNRYEDARETIARFLNAEPSKTVLTKNTTEGINLIANSYPWEAGDHIVTTVLEHHSNLLPWLRLQKKGVKVTIVNPDSKGKVDVSSIEKAFTEKTRLIAINHVSNVFGSVQDVKNITKLAHRYDIKVLVDGAQSAGHMPVSLKDLNCDFFATAGHKGLLGPQGTGVLYIKEPDVLDSALVGGGTVSDVDGYTYVLEPSPACFEAGTPNIPGVIGLGRSVEYVEKIGVPEIESHEIRLSREAAKRLSELEHVEVYGPEDRVGVVPFNVKGLHAHDVALILDQTRKICVRSGHHCAIPTIRFLEVNSTVRASFALYNTEEEVDILVNAVEGLKALVS
- a CDS encoding DUF531 domain-containing protein yields the protein MKHLMLTLGIVNTYDKIKVLDAHYRAIARAAPICHAFGFHLALYDFPFKMSAEELVAYVMEKTTIGESGSYLKILYEKNHLSVSDLPKKGFPSQFGEIVITTSKPDPKRQVTPVNIAEEALRSRSFLFLVGLGHKGLPKELFERGKYHLDITCKGLSLETCTAIGAIPAHLSGLMANLETKK
- a CDS encoding PKD domain-containing protein; amino-acid sequence: MKQTEKARSIALASIAMILLLMYALSMASASPEQNPQTIAPSDISSRTGESSEDKLVLSELSTEGINIATESMQPAALKITETRITNSKSEQSDPVIYGSKIAWTDSHNEKSDVYLYDLSTRKQTKITNTGHAFFSTIYGNKILWQDWSDSENGSVYIQDLSTNKKTLITTLSDAFDSASVYGDKIVFTTWGALLMYDLSTKKLTQIPTNVNAAYSDIYGNKIVYCSNFPDENDNTNIYMYDLSAKKETQITTHASGCSPAIYGNRIVWEDDRNGNYDIYMYDLSAKKETQITTNPSASRNPAIYSDRIVWEDDRNGNRDIYMYNLSTGQECHTTNKSDQYDPEIYSDRIVWTDIRNGNPDIYIGFVSNVSQPKPPVASFSASPTSGNVPLKVQFSDKSTGSPTTWKWTFGDGKTSTLKSPVHTYGKAGKYTISLMVKNAAGSNTKTIKNYIIVNPAPTKPVAAFSVKPASGKVPLKVQFTDKSTGSPTTWKWSFGDGKFSRAKNPAHTYSKAGKYTVSLTVKNAKGSNTKTMAGYITVSKK
- a CDS encoding GNAT family N-acetyltransferase — translated: MKEICIRKASKSDLLAIQRLLSTYFLDMEGLEPENFMLAELDGNIVGCVALIKSKSYGKDFLEIHSIAVHPNFRGKRIGTRLVKYLLTAIGDQCCDLYVRTTAPIFFEKLNFKKIENSEKLSVWEDCENCEHFEKCTQHALKYSCKH
- the larE gene encoding ATP-dependent sacrificial sulfur transferase LarE; its protein translation is MVTEKIELIKEAIKARGSTIIAFSGGVDSATLAALAFEVLGKKALAVTINSPLFPRKQLEIAVETACEIGIEHKVLSFSQLSLPYFSVNTLNRCYFCKKALLETLMDFAEKAGYDVVLEGTNFSEIHGENRPGYMAVQEAGEKVFSPFVKFNVTKEEIREAAFELHLSAASRPSAACLATRIPYGQPITTESLQKLEKAEEFLFSLGFTQFRVRMHENLARIEVTQNELENALLKREKISRHLKSLGFDYVTLDLEGFRSGSMDEPYTLKKT
- the glmM gene encoding phosphoglucosamine mutase translates to MALFGTNGVRGIANEYIIPELATNLARSLGTYMGSKGTVAIGCDTRISGQMLKSAAIAGALSTGLNVIDVGTVPTPSIQYYVRDYADAGIVITASHNPRQYNGIKLIAGDGTEFPRDGEREIEKIYSSGKYSTVSWEKTGSFRIDPGVNEYYIKNVIKAVDAEKIQSSKLKVVVDTGCGAGSLTLPFLLRELGCNVLTLGAQPDGTFPWRNPEPTPDALTELSELVKMTGADLGAAHDGDADRIVFMDENGEFLNEEVLLAMMAKYMLEREKGPIVTPVSSSQRMADVAKEEGVELYWTAVGSINVARKMMEVNAVFGGEGNGGLIFPKHQYCRDGAMACAKILEILASGKKLSELAKSVPQYFNAKTKVPSVNTQTTMERVKYEASGLGFKMDTIDGVKVWYEDGWVLIRPSGTEPIFRIFAEAKKQERAEELMQEGLQMVIRAEKASISK